The Aedes albopictus strain Foshan chromosome 1, AalbF5, whole genome shotgun sequence genomic interval ttattcagcatcatgctgaattcacagacaaacagacgtaacactctgataatccTCATCGTACATCGATTAAACGGTACTTTTCAAAATATTGTAGTTGGCCAACGgctcaaccgtggcgctcgcatcgtttttgtccgAATTTGACGTTAGCTCACTACCGcaaaacttagtccttttagcatttggcgaacatgtttccgtgactatgatttgaatcgacaaatgttcgaagtgttacgtctgtttgtctgtgctgaattaattcgtcataaaggtGCTTGTTAGTTGGGGTGTacagtaatatgtacagcataattttagttcagctatcattactattataaagcaacaactcagcatgcatgcttgtttgtggaTTGCGATTCTTTGTTGGGAatatcatgctgagggtgacggattcgatttccGGTCGATCACTAAGAACCAGAGAagacaattgaggggcccagatgcaaaggggtgtaagtgaccattttgtcgattttaagccgagcatatcaaaaaattcttcagattttaaggtttcaggaacttctttaagtttgtttttacgatgattagaaaaattacaataaatcttagaaaattgggttgattttgcaaTTCTATACATTTTTTATGGGATAAAAAAATGGTGAagaattttaaacctcatttattcgaaagtgggtttttgtcacttacacccctttgcttgtaaccccctcaattgtcagacaaaagaggcataaaacaagcaacaaagaagacgcggggATTTCTCTTTATCCTAACTGGTAACacataatgacatgatctcgatttttttttgttggggacAAAAttgaagctgattttttttgcgtacttttcaactcttaaaaaaatatattattacAAACCCGagatcgaaactgtttgatgatagatcttcaacagcgtttCAGTGTTTATCGACTCGAAGTTAACGctaaaaatcgcaatgcaagactaaaaactcgtggtgcacgatattAATCCTATCCTGTTCAAGTTTGaaccagagatgaaccagccacctAAACCCAAACCTCAAGTTTCGACAAGCTTATGTCGCACTACATTGGATGGATTGTCGCAGcaaatgcaggttgcgatatTGTCATTATTATTGCGCGATGGTTGATTTTTGATTTAGTGCTAAGAAAACTAATTGCTAAGACGTTTCGCAAAAAAAGTAGACGATTGATTACGTTGGAGAATATTGAATCATTTGAAACACAGATAAGTTTTATTGTAGCTGTAGGTATTGTCTTCTATGTAGTTTATGATAAGAGttatattttaatttatttcattcTATGCTATGCGAAAAGTTTTGATTCATTGGGATTATTAGGAACTTATTTTCCAATCAACTTAAATTTATTTTCCCTTTTTATCATCATCACATCGGTCCCCGTTGCACTTTTtcttatcaagattttgttcgcaTTCTGGTCCATCACGGTCTGTTCCTCGCTGATGGTGACACTGACCATGGTGACCGTGATTAATTTCACGTTTTATCTCACTTTCAACTCCTGTTCTTTCCATATACCCGGATAATCCCAGATTCGTCTTGATACCGTCTTCGATGGCGCACAGCGGAACGACCtttcttctgtttttcaacccaTTCTTGCTTATCTTTCCCGACGGGCACAACTTATTGACAAGTTTGATCTTTTCAATGGTGGTTCCGCAGCCAGAGGAAGGTTCAACTTTAATTGGACGTTGGAAGCCATTTGCAAATTCCGTGGCACATTTTTGTCCCAGCTGAATTTTGCTAAACGACTTCGGGACCACCATCAATAGGTTGTTTCCGTTATTTCGATAGTTTCCGGTAAAGTGGTTTTCATTGTTTCCTCCGTTAAAGTGACGTGATTGTTTGGTGAATCCAGTCATGTTGACTGTTTTATGCTGACCTTGCTGATCAGATTTATCATTTGCCTCTTGTTTCTTTTGCCATTCCAACACGTTTGTGAGCAATCGAATATATCTGTGGTAAAAATATATATACTAAACCTCCGTTTAACATAACATTTTTTACGCTTAACTCACCTTATGGCCATTCGAAGAATTTCGTTTTTGGATAACTTCTTGTCTGGAGGATGGGTCGGAACCAGTTTGCGAAGTTCAGCAAATGCACCGGACACATTCTGTTGGCGCCAACGTTCTCTGGTATTGGTGAACATTTTACGGACAACTGTTCCACTTCCTATGCCCAACTTGGTACCAGCTAGATTCAGTACCGGCAGAACTGCTGGCGTAGCAGCCAAGGAGCTCAGTTTGTATGATGATATTTCTTCCTTTGATGGAACGCTGGATGAGTGATCTGAGAGAACAAGAAATAAGAATTAGAAGCTTGTGCATTGGGGAGCGGACCTGGACTGCCGTAGTTATGCAACGTGACGGAAGCGCCTTTCCAAGCTTCAACGTCTGTGCAAGGTCTAGTGGTAATCTAGTGTCTATGGAAGTAAACATAGAGAACGACCAAGAGTTCGAAGcataataacaaaaaatgtacCAAAATTGTCAATGTCACTTACGACACTTTACAGAATAACGGCAGTGAATTGgtgttaaggccgcacgggacgacgtgtaatttttgctatcttccttctctttctaacaatttgcctcgcgattttgaagaagcaaatatcaatttccactgcactgacgtagctgaaactttagtcgattgtgcaccacaagtgagcaaatgaacgatcaaatttctagtcaataatatgaagtagaagttgagatttgcatcttactagcaacagagcaatggcggacgattcaaccaacgtcccgtccggccttaaaagCACATATTTTTCACGACGAGCACCTAGGATCAAATCCCTCTCCAGACAAATTCACAAAATGTAGGCAATTGtaggcaatggggcacgttcggtgtagtactagatttgtagtaatgagctgaattttagtatggtgagaaggtccattctccgtttctgcaatgaaatggtgcaaaaagcattggtattatgattccttgcctaatttgatgctgtttgagcaaaactttggataacaatgttgtttatgtttcaagaaatggagaaaacaacaacattgttgctcaaagttttgctcaaacagcatcaaattaggcaaggaatcataatatccacgctttttgcaccatttcatttcagaaacggagaattgaccttatcaccatactaaaattcagctcattactacaaatctagtacttcaccgatctgtcctattgtcacAAAATGTAGGTAATGCTGTtgctcccgagatgaactagcctagaccTTAAAGTCTTTTAAAATTGATATCTTTATTGCGTTCTGTGTTCTAAAGATCCATTATTTATTTGATCTAATAGCGCATTTTTATAAACGTTTCCGCATTTGTAAAAATCTCTATGATAGTCCAACAATCAATTggatcaatggggcacgttcggtgtagtactagatttgtagtaatgagctgaattttagtatggtgagaaggtcagttctctgtttctgcgatgaaatggtacaaaaagcgtgggtattatgattccttgcctaatttgatgctgtttgagcgaagctttggataactatgttgtttatgttacaagaaatggagaaaacaacaacattgttgctcaaagttttgctcaaacagcatcaaagggttcattcaaatattacgtaacgcaaaatttgacaactttagaccccctcccacccccacgtaacaacttttgtatggaaaaatttgaaattttgtatgaagcgtaacacagtgctagaccccctccctcccccctttgcgttacgtaatatttgaacgaacccaaattaggcaaggaatcataatatccacgctttttgcaccatttcatttcagaaacggagaattgaccttatcaccatactaaaattcagctcattactacaaatctagtacttcaccgatctgtcctatagggcACAAGTGACCCGATTATTATGGTATACTATATCAttcaatacggattcccggataaactgatacggttgatcaaggcgacgatggatcgagtgatgtgcgtagttcgagtatcagggacactctcgagtcccttcgaatctcacagagggttacggcaatgtgatggtctttcgtgcttgctgttcaacattgctttggagggtgtaatacgaagagcggggataaacacgagtgggacgattttcacgaagtccgttcagctgcttggttttgtaagtatcgggtcagccaatcgggagcgtcttagagactccccgactcaactgcctcagggtcggcacgcctACCCCTAATTTACCGCGGGACAGGGAAATTTCGCACTAGACCCAGGAAAACCACAAGcacttcacttttcaaaaaactccCACTTTATTCTATCTTTCTTAACTTTTATTCTGACACAAGTTTGGCCTACTCCTTAACCTTCACTTCTTCCCACTTTCTTACACGCTAATCTGACCTTTTCTTCGTCGGGGCCCCTCTGCTCCTCACCAACCACCTGACCACACTTTCCTCGCAGCCTAGTAATGGCCGCCGATGTCCTCCTCTCGTTCTCCACGGCTTCGGCCACGTCTGGCCACTTTCTGCTTCCGCGATGGCTCTAGGGGTTCTCGCTGCAGcttccacccaagtaacaatttctatgccttctgctcttagacattatttaaggtaccccggggcaagtgagaatcgggggcaagtgagacctatagctagtattttttttattatttatttttaagactaacattcttcatggaaaacataggtatcacacctacggatactttgaatacaaaaaatgttattgtttcaaccataaagagaccatatacgttattgttgttcatatgtaattttcaattcactaggtgagattgacgtgctctactaccttCGTCGTTTAAAAACAGATTTGTTAtgctacaaatactttttcggtttcaggatagtatttggagttcttgcaaatgatttcaagcgagaaagctgtaatttatttttatttattacctttagtttactgctctcacttgccccagtgcatttcgctatctggggcaagtgggacctatgagaataaacaaacacaattttatgggttcatcttgCCTAGTCCAGCCTTAGATGAAATTAGCCCGaatgtcaataaaaattgacgcgttaagtaatctactgttgaactatactttattacctctatttagatgatgaaattgtTGTAAAAAAGGTAAAACCTtggataatacaaaaaaaaaagtaaaagcatgtattttttatggttttctctaaatatcttccattattttttcacttaacgctgcataatgaaaGCTTCTGAGCATTCAGAAAccgtccataaaaaataaaatagggaaatggccttttcaaaattcatgattaaaaaaaaaacattatttaatgatcgtaagattatgtaatatagggcccatatagccgaggcggtaaacgcacgggtattcagcatgaccatgctgagggtgacgggttcaattcccggtcggtccaggatcttttcgtgaaggaaatttccttgacttccttgggcatagagtatcttcgtgcctgccacacgatatacacatgctaaatggtcattggcagaggaagctctcagttaaaaactgtggaagtgctctttgaacactaagctgagaagcaggcattgtcccagtgaggacgttacgccaagaaaaggaaAGATTATGTAAtagagaagatattactgaaaatctcataaccccagatttactattggcgagattcatcaactaccgtccctacacagttatggatcacacacagtaacggatcactttgatgtttaaagtcaaatatcttgctcaaaacatatatttcggcacaaaattcattgttttctgagataaaaagtgATTTTCAAGATCTTAATCTGAAAATCAAATGTATTATATTGCAACGATAGAGTTTTCTTCTCATAACTGCCAGAAAATAGCCGAAAtccataagaagctactcctgcagtGATAAGCTCTGAAAGTAAAGTGTCGAAATTCATCGATTTTGATAGAAAAAGCACCTCGGAAAAGGTATTATTACATCTATTTAGCGAAGTTTTACTTGATTCTGGGattaaaatactaaaataatgtaACTTTCAACAGTGATCCTTAATGTGATCCagaaactgatcgtttgacgctattatgggTCACTTCAAACAAACATTGATTTTCGCCCCGCTCAACGCTCCCGATGCAATTTTTTTAGCTTAATGTAACAAAAGcattatttaaaaacatagaaccttgaaaaccaggtgtcttgaaaGGCATAATAGTAAAAATAATACTTAAGATGTAGAACATCACTGTACCCTAGTGGCGTACCTCTTGCAAAGTACATGGACTTGGGAATGTttatgtagtgtctacctaatggttgtgcgcataggatatctacctacatgaaatactattcatttcatgtaggtagatattggTACTCCACCAATAaaatacctaaatgtctaggtatcattcattatgtctacctaaggtagtataaatacgggtggtcattggaccacacagcagagactgcacaagacttggacttgtcaacatctttattattcttcttttgaaggatataaaagtggcgacgaggatcaaggaacgtgtaatttcttttgagttattccgaaattgTTTCTTTTTGGGtttcaggttgttgtaataacaaattgttattttttgtggggaacgaaattgttcttttatggtagaattgccattatgttgtgaacagatTGTTCTATTTCggccgatgttgcattgacgaaattgtctttttgttttggtaataacgatatgttatttttgtggtgaacgaaattgttcttttgtggcggaattgtcatatgttatgttttggtgaatggatttgtgttatttgtacttttttggtaaagttgccgatgttgggatagcgaaatcgtgtttgtagttttgttagcgaacagatatgttctttggaagtgacggactcgtcagtttatttgtgctatcattattttggtgatgaatgtaaatttttgaaattttctaaaggggaaaggactgtagtgtctacctaatggttgtgcgcataggatatctacctacatgaaatactattcataacaatacctaaatgtctaggtatcattcattatgtctacctaaggtagtacaAATACGGGTGGTCATAAAAGGATATAAAAGtttaatgttttatttttatttatcctGTAATATCGGGTACTCCACCAATAAAATAATCAAGACACTGTGTAGTTTGGCCTTACCAACCCGAATTATATATTAAGATTGGAATTTTGAGTAATAACGCGTTGATTCATTATATGGCTCAAATTCTATTTTTACGCAAAAATGACATGCCATTATACCTCAAATAGTTCGGTAATCAAAAGTTCAAATCAAAACGtagccaacggtgctttcaaagtcgtagattttgttttattttattttttattgaattttggagGTAAAAAATAtcactaagtgatccatgactgtgtacccacggtatataatatagagaccaagttttgaaatcttttgtctcttcactttatgacgctttttgtataaaacatatcaatttattttgcatgagctgcaagaattgattcaagttttttccccagcgatttgttatgggttacgtaatttatgcacgataccataaacctcttcttattttaatctcttaaCATAGttattcatataagagatttatgatttatgttaccttatttgttgcaacttatattaatcactttgaacaaaaactctgattagatcccacttgccccgtgaaactcagtaaatgaagatctgctacacttttcattatatgcataatatatggaatgtaaaaattttgaaacagttttcatgcacgttaataagtacaaatataccaacaacgtcttttgggtccattggaattattaaagaatttttgttctgaaatgtttgtttgtgctatcattattttggtgacaaaaccaaattaacacttttttaggtcccacttgccccggggtaccttataaagGTTTTATCATGGATTTGGTAAGCCCTTTTAGGTTTATTGAAGCAGTTTATGTAGTAAACAGCTTTAACAACaaaagcaactttaaaacagtgTGTAGATATCTAGAAGTCCTAGGAATAAAACCTATTTGCTTGCTTTCTTGATAAGCAATAATGTCATTGTAAACGAACTGTTAAGTACGTATTAAAACTTCATCTTAAAGCTTCTTTCGAAGCCGCTTGCACGTCTCAAATTATCGGTCTTAAAACCTGATGAATTGCATAAAGGCATAATAAAGCAATCTTAAACCCTTTCGGAATTACCAGTGGAAGCATTAAAACTAACTTAAGAAGGTTACTGCAATACGGTGTTCCcttgaacaataaattttataCGCAACACAAACGAAAAGATAATCAATTAAGCACAATTTGGGGTCATTATGATTGAAACATATGTGATTAGAAAACCTCGGGTAGGCAAGATTTTCCTGGCTAGGTGATCAAACCAGCTTCCTTCACTAAAGTTCGATTGCAATCGGGGCTTCCGAAGCAACTGATGGGTGGGTATTGCATCGTATGTTCTGGGTCTGGCACCACAATTGTGCATAAATAATGACTATCGCGACCAGCCGCAGTCGACGTAAGATCAAATAATACAATATACTCACGCACCAAGCACTCAAACAGCCTCAAAAACAcgaaacaccaccaaaaaactcaCGAAAATACCAAAGTTTttagtttgtttacatttttgacggCTGTCGGTCAAGCGAAGTGTTCTTAAGAGCATTCAGTCCGAGCGCACACTTCCCTAAAACTTAACAGTGTTTGTGTAGCGCACATAATTATGTGTTAAGAATATGTAGATGTTTGCTAGTCATTGCATCGTATTCATAAAGAACTACTACTCTAGAACATGTTCCTTACATACTAACTGACCCTAAACCATCTTAAACAAAACCAAGAGGATTTaacttgacggcatccatatttttcatTACGATGATCAATTCCAGCTTGTCAAGTGTGtacgccatgttgatgtttggacTGTAAATTGAATTCATGGTTTTGCACGAGGaattaaaatgattattatttataTGCCAAAAACCTCAAAATGACGTGGCGCACCGCCTTTTTTGGAAACAGTTCATTGCATTTCACGATTAATTTTTTTTGGCATAGGTTTTTTTTTGGCACAGCAAAAGGGATTTCCCCGTGCAAATAAACATTATGGACATGGATGATTGATATAATTTTTGTTCTTGCATTATTAATAGTTTGCAATTTACTGCCTATTTATGtgatgattttattttcagattcagtTTGATTCTTTGGTTTTAATCGTTCTTTTAAGATGTTGTACGAACTCCAAAACGGCATGTTGGTCTTCTTGCGACCTACACAACAAATCTTATCAATGCTGTACTgtatactacaagaatatgtCACAAAACCAAGTAGCATACATAAGGTTTTAAGggttggttttaacaacctcctgtagggtgggcccttttgggttttaatgggttttattatgggtttattagagctgttaggatttataagctttaaaattagttttaactgtttgattgtaacaacagcttgtaagcaatgagaaaactaaaaatgttacttgggcagggaCCTTCCTACGGGTCCTAGGATACCGATATTGCCGGATCGGTCTTCGGCCAACAACGATGCCGGAATTCGCCCGAAATGGGGGCACTAGGACAGCGTAGGGGTGGTAATAGAAGTGTGGTGGTTTCTATACCAAAACGGCGGGGTCCTGTTGTGAATGGAATGGTCAAACCACGGTAATAGAAAAATAGTGGTCCATGGCCGTTACCTGATGTCCACTTTCCGCTCACTTCTTCCTCCTCTCTTTCCACTCTTTCCACTATAACTTCTGTCTTACAAAATTTGCTCACAGCTTTAAACTTTTCTTCCAACTAATCTCTGGGACTCTCTTTAGGCAAGTGAGCGAGTGGAATTTCAGTATTGGCCTTCAAGGTTCTTGACCTGAGGCATCGGTCATTACCCTTTCATTCGGGTTTGTTGCAATGGCCCCTATTTCGCCCTCCTAATGGCCGCCTGAATGGACCGCTCGAAgacctctggtggtgggtttctaAAGCTGGTAGGTGGTGGTAGCCAGGGTGGTTTCGCCTACTAGTGCCCTACTCGTATGCCAGGTGGGTCAGCTAGGGAAAAACCTGAATATCCAACACAAAATCTACCTGTCCTTAACACATTTCCGCACATACAAATACAAAATCCCTTTGTCGGCGCAGGAAACGGCAAACTGGCAACCTTGACGTCCTCCGCGTTTGCAGCGCCGCGATCCGGTGTCAAAGCGGCACCGCACGACGAATGACAAATGTCATTGCTCGATGGACAATCTGTCAGCTGGAGTTTCCGGTTGAATTGGGCCATACTTTGACCAGCAGTAGAAGAAGCACAAAGTGAAATTTTGGGGAGTTGTTAATCTTAAAATTAGAGTTGAAGTTGAGTGAATTATACAGCGTGAGTGTTGGGAGAATCCGTTTGTTATTGGATTGCTGGGGAAAATTCCCCATTATATAGGGTAAAACGAAGTAGTTCCGTGATTACAGTGATCAATCTATATAACCTAAAATATTCGACAGTGACGTTCTCTCTCGAGTCCTCGTTCATGGTCCTGGTCAGTAGCCTGTCCGTCGCGAAGTCCGTAAACCTGTATCCCTGAAAATAGAAAGTAAGATATAGTGTGAATTAGTTATAATATCATATTACACAACATGAACCACATTTAGATCTTGCATCGTACCGAGGGTGGAATTATTCCGTAGGGTGAGCAAGGTGCAAAGGCCACCGAATTGTGAGTCGAAGATACTTTTTTTATATGTGCATTGTACTTACCTTTGAAATCCTTGAATTCACTATTCACAGTTGAAGCATCATAATACAGACCGCTATCAAAACCGGAACCGCTTTTTCTTCTCACCCCGCCCTTAACAAATCTTCAAAATTCGTGTGCAATGGCAGGACAACACGACGACCGCCCTACGGGGGGCTGCATTGGCTGTCAGCGACCGGATGAGGTGGAAGACATGGTCCAGTGCGACCATTGCGACGTGTGGAGCCATTACACTTGCGCGGGGGTGGATGAGAACATCGCCAACCACTCTTGGGTTTGCGGCCACTGCACCGGCCGGCAAAGCGACGATGCTATCACCGTACATAGTGCGTCCAGTCACCGTAGTACGTCGTCGGTGTTCTCCGTTTGTTTGAGTCAGATGGTGGAACGACAACAGCTCGAACGCACCCGTATGGAGATAGAGCTACAGCGCCGTCATTTGGATGAGCAGCAACAGCTTATCGACAAGGTGCTCGACGGAGCCGATGCGAAGGGCAATCGCGATGATGGTTTCCCATGCGAAGAGACCAATGCGTTAACTTCGCCGTCGTCCAACAAGCGACTCAAAACGCCGCCTCCTCCTGGCGCTCCTCTAGTACCGAAACCCCGCCGGTCGTTGCCACCGACTGAGACACCGAGGACAACCGCACCGGTTGTGGTTTCTATTCCTCTCTCGGTGTTCGAACCAGGTACCGTAGAATCTTTGAAGCGCAAGAAAGATCCCCAAGTGGCAATGAAGGAGCTCAAGAAACGGGTTGAGCAGTGCGAGCAGCGCGCCAATCCTACTCCTGAACAACTTGCCGATCTCCAAGCCCAATTGGAAATGTGCCGAAAGCTTCTGGAACGTTTCCAGGCCAACAAGCAACCCGCTGAGCGGGGTCAACAAGCGGAGCCGTCTCAGCCGAATCCAGCGGCGGAAATATCGGGTGTGCAGAAACCTACTGGCACCATTCCGAAAGCGAGCCGGACATTACCAACGATTCCGGACGAGTCCGGAGCAGTTGGTGGAGCATTTCGGCCGGATCATGTCTGGCCACTTAAGGTCCCGGTAAGCCAAACGGGTTCCTTTTCGGTAAGTCAAGCAAATGCTCCGTTGCGCCCGATGGAGAATCCAGGTAAGCGTCAAGCCTTGagtaaattcctagaaaatacgAACCAACATGACATTAGCTATTGCCCCACGACCAACATTCCAACTTCCCGTGTGCAGCTGCGAAACGACGCGCGCCCGGAAGAAAGACAGACTCCTCCTATTTATCCCCGAGAGCAGCTGCGAGACTCATTCGCGCCCTCCAACAACGATTCGTACAATTTCGTACGCGAACTAAATTCAACCAGCCTGCCTTTAAGGGAACCTCCCACGCGCGCGGTTGAATCGTCTCAGACCCCTCGTCAGTCAGATAGTGTTCAACACAACCCAACAATTCCCAACCACGAACTAGTACGTCCAACGCAGCAGCAGCTAGCAGCTAGGCAGTCCCTGGCTAAGGAACTCCCCCGATTTTCTGGCGATCCCGCGGAGTGGCCGATATTTATCTCCAGCTACCGCTACACCACCGAAGCTTGCGGATTCTCAGATGGGGAGAATATGCTCCGTCTTCAGCGATGTTTATCGGGACCGGCGCTTGAAACAGTACGCAGCCGATTAGTGTTACCTGCAGCTGTACCCCAAGTCATCGAAACCCTCCGAATGCGATTCGGCAGACCGGAGTTGCTAATTAATGCTCTACTCCGGAAGGTTCGCGAGATTCCGGCTCCAAGG includes:
- the LOC109430754 gene encoding uncharacterized protein LOC109430754; this translates as MSNHSKLPPSTNGLLSVFEKANASLIGNALAPVSTVESSPKVNAFNNGGSSIEGTSNIASIPESDEDLSDFSYNDSEEMEDDSRHSSVDDKNDHSSSVPSKEEISSYKLSSLAATPAVLPVLNLAGTKLGIGSGTVVRKMFTNTRERWRQQNVSGAFAELRKLVPTHPPDKKLSKNEILRMAIRYIRLLTNVLEWQKKQEANDKSDQQGQHKTVNMTGFTKQSRHFNGGNNENHFTGNYRNNGNNLLMVVPKSFSKIQLGQKCATEFANGFQRPIKVEPSSGCGTTIEKIKLVNKLCPSGKISKNGLKNRRKVVPLCAIEDGIKTNLGLSGYMERTGVESEIKREINHGHHGQCHHQRGTDRDGPECEQNLDKKKCNGDRCDDDKKGK